In the Panthera uncia isolate 11264 chromosome B1, Puncia_PCG_1.0, whole genome shotgun sequence genome, gcgtcctcaatggggaaaaattgagaacttccctctaaggtcaggaacacaacagagatgtccactctcaccactgttgttcaacaaagtactggaagtcctagtctcagaagtcagacaacaaaaagaaataaaaggcatacaaattggcaaagtagaagtcagactttcattcttcacagacaacatgatactttacatggaaaacccaaaagactccaccaaaaaactggtagaactaatatgtgaattcagcaaagtcacaggataaaaaatcaacatacagaagtcagttgcattactacacaccaataatgaagaagcagaaagagaaatcaaggaatcaatcccatttacaattgaaccaaaaaccataagatgcctaggaataaacctaggcAAACAGATagaagatctatatgctgaaaactatagaaaatttaggaaggaaattggagaagacacaaagaaatggaaaaacattccatgctcatggattggaagaactgatattgttaaaatgtcactattacccaaagctatctacacattcactgcaatcccaatcaaaataattccagcattcttcacagagctagaacaaacaatcctaaaatttgtatggaaccacaaaagatcctgaatagtcaaagtaatgttgaaaaagaaaagcaaagatggaggcatcacaattctggacttcaagctgtattacaaagctgtagtcatcaagacagtatggtactagcacaaaaacacatagatcaatggaacagaatagagaacccagaaatggacccacaaacgtatggccaactaatctttgacaaagtagaaaagagtatccagtgggaaaaaaaaaaaaaaaccagtctcttcagaaaatggtaatgggagaactggacagtgacatgcagaagaatgaaactggaccgctttcttataccatggacaaaaataaactcaaaatggatgaaagaccgaaatgtaagacaggaagccatcaaaatcctagaggagaaagcagtcaacaacctttttgaccttggccacagcaactccTTACTAGTCATGTCTcagaaggcaagggaaaccaaagcaaaaatgaactattgggaccttattaaaataaaaagctgctgcacagtgaaggaaacaatcaggaaaactaaaaggcaactgatggaatgggagaagatgtttgcaaatgacctaatcagataaagagttagtatccaaaatctataaagaacttatcaaattcaacacacaaaaacaaataatccagtgaagaaatgggcagaagacatgaatagacacttttccaaagaagacatgcagatgatgctcaacatcactcataatcagggaaatacaaatcaaaaccacagtgagataccacctcactcccatcaggatggctaaaattaacaactcaggcaataacagatgttggtgaggatgcagagaaaggggaactcttttgcactgctagtaggaatgcaaactggtgcagccactctggaaaacagtatggaggcttctcaaaaaattaaaaatagaactaccctaccacccagcaattgcgctactaggtatttatccaaaggatacaaaaatgctgattcgaaggggtatacacaccccaatgtttatagcagcattatcaacaataaccaaagtatggaaagagcccaaatgtccatcgggtgatgaatggataaagaagtgtggtatatatatacaatggaatactactcagcaatcaaaaataatgaaaccttgccatttgcgacaatgtggatgaaactagagtgtattatgctaagtagaataagtcagaaaaagatatcatataatttcactcatgtagaatttaagaaacatgacagatgaacatagggcaagggaaggaaaaataagataaaaacagagggaggcaaaccgtatgagacttttaaatacagagaacaaactgggggttgctagaGGGAAAGTGAGtggagagatgggctaaatgggtgataggcattaaggagggcacttgggatgagcactgggggttatataagtaatgaatcactgggttctattcctaaaaccaatactatactgtatgttaactaacttgaatttaaataaataaatgtaaaattttttaaaaggcattagaTAGTTCAAattaattagtaatcaaaaaataaTTGATGTTTGGCCTGGGGAGCAGGTCAGAACTCACACTTGTTCTCAGACAGGCAGGTTTGCCTTTCCAGCCACATGACCCCTGGAGCAGCTGGCCCATTGACAGCCTGGACTCCAGGGTGGCTGAGAGAAGGCTCCACTCCATCGCCAGTTTACTTGCAGGTAACAGCTTTCTTCCAAAAATAGCCACCATGTCCCCCCGACCCTCCTGTTTTAAAAGCAGAGACATATTGTTGTTAGTTTTAAGTAGATGGACCCACTAAGGCTATGCAATTGTATTTAAGAAATATGGTgattcattattttccaaaattaaggTCTACTCCCATTCTGTTTATTCGCTAACCCAGTAATTTAGCTTTATTTGGATGACAccagagggaggagaaaaataagatgttttcTTGTTTATGCATTTTCCCATACAGTATTTGGCTTTTGGTGAGAGGAAGGAGTGGAAGTGCAATGAAGGTACATCTCTTTGTTGTATTACATGGAtgttttcagctttcttttctttcttagagcCCTGTGGCTATACATGTACAGCTTCGTGGTTtttagggaaagaaagaacacttGAGCCAAGGAAGCACCTCACAGATACAAAAGAAATGAGCGCATTGTTActtaagtcctttttttttaagtttatttattttcagagcgagagagagagagaatgcaagtggatgaggggcagagagagagagagagagagagagagaatcccaagtagactctgcactgtcagcacagagcccaatgggggctcgaactcacaattcacaagatcatgacctgagcccaggtcggaCATTTAGccatctgagctacccaggcaccccttaagtccTTGTGATGTATCTTCTGATTACTATGGTCCTGAGTTCATTACAGTCCAATAGATGTTAATACAAATCTCTCTTCTGTATTGGTTTTGTGTTttaggaacaaaaggaaaattatgagGATATTCAGCGTGCCACCTACAGCAGAAACTTTATCAGAGCCCAGCTTTTATGACACAATAAGCAAAATTCGTTTAAGACAGCAACTGGAAATGTATTCCATTTGTAGGTATATTCTGTGCTGAACTGTGTATATAGACATgtttcaaatagatttttttggAATTGAGTTCAGTTAGCAAAGGTTATCAGAAATAATTGATAGTGCCTTTTTTAGATGATGAGCATGGTATTGGCAAAGGCAGATCTCCCATGTAGTTGATGCTTCAGAGCCCTCTGCTTGTATGGGACCCTTCAGGACCCTGAGAACAGCCCTAGCAATGTGTTCATAtgatgatatttttatatgttttgcaAAAATTAGTTATTTTACCCATCGGCTAAGACTGCTGTCTCTTCCTGCTCTAATTTGCCCTCCTTTGCACATGCCTCATGTGGAGTAGCATTAAGTGGCCAAGAGCATTTGGGGATGTGGCTGAGGGGAAGTTGAGCTAGAGCTGCATTTAGTTTGGgtttgaattttgtatttatgGAGTTTGCAGTCATttctattataattaaattactGCAAGCCAAAGCAATATAAGAATTGCTTCTAGGAATGTGGCATGTGATATCAACGTGCAAGGCTAGAAGTCATGTCTCAGTGTGTCATATAGTACTAAACACTGTTGGTATGTATGtcatggagaagaaataaaatttaaaatgtatagagTCATAATGAAATGTACATCTAAGCCACAGCCTTTTATGCCACCATTTAAAAGAATGAGTTGTGGTTTCCAAGATACATTATTAACTGAGAAGAgcaagataaaataatatatatactagGATGCTACTCTTTTAAAATCAAAGGACCAAAACACCCCTTGTATTATCTATGTCTAATATAAATGTTCTATATAATTATGCAAGCATGGAGGAAGGCTTGGAAAGATACGCATCAGATTATTAACATTCATTACCTTGATGGGGACTGTGTGGAATTTAAGGGGAAAAGACTGGacaatttttaaagcagttgtctacagtaaaaaattaagtgtgtgtgcatgtgtgtgtgtgtgcatagaaaGATGCAAGAAAGAATGATCAGCAAGATATCACTACTGTGTCTCGGGTGAAATGGAATTTCAGGTGAAAATATACATGTTTACGtgcatatacgtgtatatacacgCATAAACACAAGTAGAACCTCTAAAATCTTAAGCATAAATGTTATCCTGAAAACTAGTAACAGCAATTCCTTTAGGGCAAGGAACGGGGTGGGTAGCCACAGGATTGATCAGGTAGGAGGAAGATACACTTTTTACTGTTTCCTCTGTTCCTTTTGCATTTTGTACCATCTGCATATGTTACCAGttcaaaataagaagtaaaattgaacatagcagcattactcacaatagccaaaagggagaaacaacccaagtgcccttgacagatacacaaaatgtggtatagaaatacaataggaTGTTATTCAGTCTTTAAGAGGAAGGAAATGCTGACACGTGCTACAGCACAGATGAACCTGAGGACGTTATGCTTCATAGTGGTTCTTATTAtgaagggaaataagccagtcgcAAAAGAACAGATATTTCACTTAAAGGAGGCAAATtcgtagagacagaaaatagaatggtggatGTCAGGGAcctggggaggaggcagtgggaagttattgcttaatgggtGTGGAGTTCAGTTGGGGATGATCAGAAGAGCTCTGTAGGCAGATGGGGGTGATGGTTGCAGAGCAATATGAATGTACCTAATGCTACTGAACTGTGCCCTTAGAAATagttaaggggctcctgggtggctgagtcggttaagcatctgacttcagctcaggtcatgatctcacagttcctgagtttgaaccccacattgggctctgtgctgacagctcagagcctggagcctgcttcgaattctgtgtctccctctgtctcagcccctccccctgcttgcactctgtccgtctctctttctctctctcaaaaataaataaacattaaaaaaaaagaaatagttaaaatggcaaaattcatgtatattttaccacaataagaaagttcttttaaaagaaaataccaacaaaacaaaacacaaagtagAGAGCCAGAAGCTCTGtttggaaaattataaagaattaagTTTCTGTTGACACCCAGTCAAAACAGAAGCTATTTCCTATTAGTAATACATTCAGTAGCATAACATATACTATTATAAACCAAgtatacaggttttttttttcttttttgatgggaacgccataaaataaaatttatctgaATTCCTGTGTTTGTAGGGTGTgttagttttctactgctgctgtaacaaatcactacAAATCCAGTGGCTAAATACAACACAAATGTATGGTCTTACAATTTTGTAGTGTAGAAGTCCTACATCGgtctcactgggctgaaatcaggtgtcagcagggtactgtttctttctggaggctctagaagAGAGTCTGTGTCTTTGCTAGAAAGCTTCTGGAGGCCACTCACGTTCCTTGGTTTATGGCCCTATGCCTCCGCATTGGGAGCCAGCATTATGTAATCTTTCTGatcattcttccatttttatatcttAGTCCCTCTCTGAACTCAGGAAAGGTTCTCTGATTTTTAAGGTCCATTTGATAATGGTTGGGCcagataatccagggtaatctccTCATTATAAGGTCCTTACCTTAATCACATCTTTAAAGTGCCTTTTGTCCTGTAAAATAACATACTCACGGATTTAGGGGATTAGGATGTGAACATCTTTAGAAgccatttttcttataaatagtATATGTGTGGATTTACATGTTTAATGAATCCAATCACATTGGATCATTCTTAGTGTTCATGACATATCTATTCCTGACAAAGGCAGTTCAAAAGGAAATAGTaaacaaagttctttttcttaaagacgACTCCCAAAATTGTATAAACTGTAGGCCACAAACTTTTGGATGCACCCTGAGTAGCATAAATAAATAGTGTCTCTTTCTTGGCTAGTAAAAACTTAAGGAGGTGAGTGAAAGTTTTAACTGTAGGCAGTGAATgacatttataaagattttaacCCTGTACTCTCTCCAGTTCCAGGTTAAGACCATTCttcttcaataaacatttctcagaagtacaaaaaaacccacagaatgcatatctgttttttcttctagtttatattaaaaaaaattttttttattagttttctttatttttgagaggcagagagagacagagtgtgggggggggggggggcgcagagagagagggagacacagaatcagaagcaggctccaggctctgagctgtcagcacagagcccaatgcggggcctgaactcacaaaccgtgagatccagacctgagccaaagttggttgctcaaccgacagccacccaggcgcccctcttctagtTTATATTGACAATGTTCAGTAATAAGTTTCTTAGACTTACAAGTTAAAATACAGTCAAATTCATTATGATGTGAACAAAAGCATTACTATCAGCTTAAGGTGGAAGTGGgagataagaaagaaggaaattggggcacctgggtggctcagtcggttaagcatccaacttctgatttcagctcaggtcatgatctcatggtttgtgagatcaagccccacattgggctctgcactggcagcatggagcctgcttgggattctctctttccctttctctctgcctgtcctctgctctctctctctctctctctctcaaggtaaacaaataaacttaaaaaaaaaagaaaggaagttataaatgttaatttaactgTAATATCTTAATTAATGTTCacactgttttttaaaactgaataatcCTGACatacaaataataaacatataaaaatgaggATCAGCAGTGCTGGGAAATTACAGGATCAGAAATTAATTCTTACTTAATTCTACTAATTACTTAATTAGTTAATTCTTTACTGAGAATCATGACTTGACTGTGATTTAATGATGTTAgctaatattttgctatttttattaattttatcacttttttttgttttgtgtttgctttgttttttaatagcaaGGAAGTATGACTATCAGCAGCCACAAAACcaagctgacagtgtgcagcTCTCATTGGaatgaaatgacagaaaatgaacaaCATAAGTAATTCTTCAACAGTCTGGTAGCAAGCTCCTAAATGTACTAAATCAtgaacagcatttttttaaaccctATCTCCATAAAATCATTTTACTTGTGactttcttccagttttttgtgttttgttttgctttttaaaattgcatcacCAAGTCATTtgttatacaaattaaaaaaaaagtctcaaaggCATGGACACAGAGAGTCTGTACATCCTTAGGAAGATAGAATATAACCAGAGATGGTGATTTTTACCTTGTGAAGACTTTTGATTTCTTCAGGATATGATCAGTCAGGAATAAAAATACATCTTTGGAGGTGAGCGTATGGAGCTTATGCCACTTTGATTTGAACagttttgcaaaattaaaaagtaaaaatccatTCATTGGTATAACATCCTCGATTGTATTCTGTGATGAATATAATAATCAATAATGGACGCATTTGTGTTCTCACCGCTGTTATTACCACACTTGAATTGAATTAACTATCTTTGCTTCTTCAGAACTTATACAGGAGACTGTCTTTTCTACTATCCTCATGAAACAAACCCATCTACTAATTGTGGAAGCTTCCTGTGATTGGAATGTTTTCCCTTCATTGTGTTCCTGggagtttgccttttttttttaatcccacagTTTCATTTCTACCAGAAGAGTTTCTTTGGACCATATTGCAACCATGCTGTGGAATAAATGGGCACCTCTCTACTGGTGTTAGCAACTTGCTTTTTTGGTCATGTAACTCTCAAGTTTAATGTAACTGGATACTTATACTTTTTTAGCATAATAAGCTTCCCTGAAGACTCTCATATCTTGTACCATTTTGTACCATACATGGAAATGTTTTTACcaaatttttcctatttatttaaataaaagttggtGGGAGGTAGTGGCAGGGAAATTTCACTGTCCACATCACTGTCCAAGAATTAGTTTTTGAATCAAAGCTATTCTTAATTTTAAGAGTTAGAGTTAATATTTCAAgcactgtttccttttctctttattatgaagtaaagaacataaattttaaatgaaaaggttTAGACGAAATAAAATTACTGAGGGaaattgcatttgtttttaaattttaattatattattcaaAAATGTCTATCTTGTTCAAGGTAAATTGTTGACTAAATGGAATAATTCTTGACTCACAAATGAGTTTGAATGCACTGCTGATACATAGAATAAAAAACTGACTACAGGATTATAAACAGTTATAATTATGGGCCAGGAATAGCAGAGCAGCAGGGGGATGATCTCCTTAAACTTTGCTTTGCTCTTAGGAAAACCACTGTATATTTCTGTGAGCAGGAAATGTGATCAGGAGCAGGAGCAGTTTACTTGTGTCACTGACATACTGCACAATCTGGACAAATTACAAAAACTGGCTATTTCAGATGATTTGTAAAAATAgtgtacataaataaatgtaaatcacAATGAAATTGACTGGTTGTTTTTTATGTGCATCCACTAGATAGAGGCAGTCATAACTTAAAGCTAGTAGATCGTGTGGTGAGCATCAAACCTTGACAAGGAAAAGGATGAATTCCTCCTCATTTTTTCTCTAAACCCAGCTGATGGGAATCACACCCCCCACTGGCAGGAACAACAACAAGTCCGCCTTTGAAGTTTCTTCTCTGCTTCAACAGCTGAACTGCTTAAGGGGTAGAAGCCCTGTAGCCACACTTCAAAGCCATGCCAGTTGATCGTCCTGCTTCTGCACACAcgcgcgtgcgcgtgcgcacacacacacacacacacacacacacacacacaccgcccccACTGCATCCAAGGTTCAATAGAACtattttctttggaagaaaaatggaatgacTAATAGACTGGTAACTAACACTTGTGTTCTTTTCCTGTTGCTTCTCTTTTAACTGTATAAAAGATATTCAGCAGTATGCACATTTCAGCCTCTATTGGTGCACAGCTTCAGTATGTAAAATAATTGGTTGTTTAGCCAGCCAGCTGCACAAAAGGAAGAAGGTAGCCTCTGGAGGGCACAAGTGTTTGCTATTGACCTCACACTGTTTCAGGTGGAGTTATTTATGATTCATCAGAAATGAAATGCAGACTTTATCATAAAATTGTTGTAATGTCAGAACTATTTTAAGTATGGCatagaaatagataaatttatcataataaaaataatttcagttcttaagaaaagaataaattaaacttagaaaatataattaaagggAGAAGGGACAAAAGTATATTATATGGAGCcaaataattcattcaacaaacagttGTGGAGTATATACTCTGTGCTAGCTGTATGTAATTTTCTGCAGGCTATTCCAGTCTAATAGTAGAATCAGAACAGAAATAGGGGCTGAATCAACTGataaattgataaagaagatgtggtacatatatacaatggaatattagccaccagaaagaatgaaatcttgccatttgcaatgatgtggatggagctagagtgtgttatgctgtgaaataagtctgagaaagacaaataccatatgatttcactcatggaatttaagaaacaaaacaaatgagcaaaggggaaaaaagagagaggcaaaccataagagactcttaactatagagaataaactgagggttgatggagggaggtaggtgggggatgggctaaatgggtgatgagtcctaaggagggcacttgttaagatgaacactgggtgttgtatgtgagtgatgaatcattcaaaaacaaaaacaaaggaatagagtccaaaaaactaaatgaaaatagaaaagacacTTGGCTTATCTCCAACCTGTATGCAAAATTGTGAAGATCACAGAGTAGGAACTTCAGCTTAGTCTTAAATCTATTTCCCACTGGACCCGCCAATAAAGCCAGCGCCAAACTTACACAAAActacaaagcaagaaaaatttccTACCTCTTTTTTTGTCCCCCTTCAGCCTCCTGTAAGTCTATGCATAGGACAGTCTTGAATGAGGACATAAGAGCATTAGGCTCAAGAACCACGATGGTAAACCCTCCTAACTCCTAACGTACACGTGGAAACTCAGCAGCAGCTCACCCTGACCTTGACCTCTCACCCCAAAATAAAGGAGTGGCATTTAGCATTGGATTCCATTCTGATGTATTCTCCACCTTTATTTTATTCAGATACAGTAAAAAATGAAAGTTGACTATGCAGATTAGTAACATTCCACATTCTATCTAGGTAGGAAGATGAGATAAATGGAAGGGGAGGATGCTCACTATCCAGGCTCATTGATAGTAGTTTAGCCTCCAGTTTGATGCTGAGGGCCCACTTTGTTGTTCActtgttttattagtttttaatgtttatatatttattttgaaaaagagagggtaagggcagagagagaggagagagggcatTTTgtactatcagtgtggagcccgacgaggggctcaaacccacaaaccttgagatcatgacctgagccgaaatcaagagtcagatgcttaactgagccatccagatgcccctatttttgATGTTCCTAGTTCTGGAATTTCTTCTCTTCCAAATAGAGCAACTACAGAGGTTAGGAAGGAGAGGCTCCATAACaggaatttttatgaaaaaaatattttgacacatTTCTAACTAGCTGAAGAAAGTTCGAGTTTTTTAACTGCAACCAACTGTTGTTAAATGAAACTGCAAATCCTTTTGGTCTCAGAAatctgaatttctttaaaaaaatacaccataTAAAGTATTTAACACAGAACaagtaaatgtatgtttaacatATTCATTTTTGGAGAAGTGATTGCAAGTGTCtctgaataacattttattttgagatttaaaaaaccaGGCCCATTCAAGTACACTACTATCCAATATAATTTTTAGATCTCAAATGCATTCTAGCACCTTCTCTTAGCATAGTAACTAGTCCAAAGTAAATGCCTGGTAAagatttgttgaattaatttcCTTGTGACAACTTGTAgaattgatgttttatttttttacatttttaaaaagtgtaggtTGTTTCTGGTAATGGAAGAGTAATTGCATCAGGCTAACTTACAGATAATGATTATGAGTTCacagcaaaacattaaaaaaggactATTTGAAGGTAACCGTAAGCAGACAAACCAGAAGGAAAATGACccttgaaagaaaaagactgtaTTGTTTGAGATTTGTGTTTATATGGTGTTTGCCTGAAGGTATTTCCCAGTCTGCTAGTTGTAAGTAGCTGGAACTCAAATGGAAAGCTATAGAGAAATGGGTTTGAGGAATAGGGCAGAGTTCAGGGCTTCTGGAAAGACTGGAAAGTGAGGAGGAACATCACAGAAAGAAGGGAACCACAGAAGGGGGAGCCCCCAAATCTGTATATAAATACTGACAAGTCCCTGGCTGATCCCTAAACTACAAATCTGCAAGAGAGATTCTGGCAGAAAGGTGCCTGGCAGAAAACAAACAGCTAAAAAGATGTAAGAAATAAGAAGAGCCTTCAGCTGCTGCCCACCATAAGAGATAGAGTTTGAGTTGTGTCAAGATGAATTGCCTGCTGGAACAAAAACA is a window encoding:
- the SMIM19 gene encoding small integral membrane protein 19, whose amino-acid sequence is MPGGYGVMGDDGSMDYSVHEAWNEATNVYLVVILVSFVLFMYAKRNKRKIMRIFSVPPTAETLSEPSFYDTISKIRLRQQLEMYSISRKYDYQQPQNQADSVQLSLE